A segment of the Butyrivibrio fibrisolvens genome:
ATCTCATGACGAATTTATTTAATTATATTGACAGACCATCCAAAATACATGACCTTACGGGAGCCACCAAGCTTGTATGTCTTCTTTTGTGGAGCTTTGCCGCAATGCTGACATATGATACAAGATTTCTGGTCTTCCTTACTGTGTTTGGAATTGTTCTCTTTAAACTTGGTAATATCAGGATAAGGGACGTTTCCTTTATAACAGGATTTATGCTGGTATTTCTCATTATCAACACAATCCTTCTATACCTCTTTTCCCCCCATCATGGAACAGAGATATATGGCACTACAACGTATCTTTTTGGTATGAGTGGACATTTTGGACTCACAGCCGAGCAGATCTTTTACCAGTTCAATTACTGGATCAAATTTCTGTCTACGATCCCTATTGTCCTTCTCTTTGTATGTACCACTAACCCCAGTGAATTCGCGGCATCTCTTAACAGAATAGGCGTAAGCTATTCAATATCATATTCTGTAGCTCTTGCCCTTCGCTATATCCCTGATATTCAGCGCTCTTACGATGAGATAAGTAAGGCAAGTCAGGCCAGAGGTGTAGAGATGAGTAAGAAAGCCTCCCTTGTCAAAAGACTTAAGGCAGCATCAGCAATCCTTATCCCGCTGATTCTTACAAGTGTAGACAGAATCGAGGGTATAACTAACGCAATGGAGCTTCGCGGTTTTGGCAAAAATAAAAAACGTACCTGGTATATGGCGAAAAAGTTCAAAGCAGCCGATTATATAAGTATGGCGGTGTGCACAGGACTACTTGCTATATCACTTATACTTAATGTGGTAAACGGAGGGCGTTTTTATAACCCTTTTAAATAATTGTCCTTGCGATATAGATGTATTTGTAATATTCTATTATCCGTCTGCAAAATAGGATTAAAGGAAGGTAATACATAATGGACAATAATTATATTTATGAGATCAAAGAAGCTTTGACACATGGAGGTGCATTTCATTCGGATGATGTATTTTCAACTGCATTTATTCAGATAATAAATCCTGAGATCAAAGTTAAGAGAGTTATGCAGGTTCCGGAAGGTTTTGACGGACTTGTTTATGATATAGGACTTGGAAGATTTGACCACCACCAGAAAGACAGAAAGGTAAGACCTAACGGAATTCCTTATGCAGCATTCGGCCTTTTGTTTGAAGAGTTTGGAACACTTGTAATGTCTGAGGAAGACGCTGCTATATTCGATGAGACTTTCATTCAGCCTATCGATAAGTCTGATAACACAGGTTCATTCTGGATGATCTGCGATATCATAAGTGACTTTAATCCTGACTGGATCGAGAAGCAGGATAGAGACGAGGCTTTCTGGAGAGCAGTTGCTGTTGCAAAGGAAATCCTTGTAAACAAATTCAGACAGATTAATGCAAATCGTAAAGCTTATTATCTTGTAAAAGAAGAAGTAGATGCCTGCAACGGTCCTGTTCTTGAGCTTTCACAGAGCATTCCGTGGGAAGATGCAGTAAAGAATACAGATATCCTGTATGTTATCTATGCTTCAGAAAGAGGCGGTTATAACGTACAGACTGTACGTGTGGATGGCAAGGAAGAAGAGAAGAAACCATTCCCTGAAGACTGGAGAGGTAAGCCAGCTGATTATCTTCAGAAGGTTACAGGCGTAGATGGAATCAGATTCTGTCACAACTCAGGTTTCCTTTGCGCAGTAGAAACTCTTGAAGATGCAAGGAAGATCGCTGAGCTTGCAGTGAAGGCATAAAAGCGTAAAAGCTTAAACATCACAAACATATGAATATAAAGAACACTCATTTATCATCTGTCTTTTTACAGGCAGAGGAAAATGGGTGTTCTTTTTTATGAAAACTTGATTATTAGCGTGTTTTACTCTTGAAGCACCTGCGTGAATGGCTTAAAATGTATATATAGTCTTCATATTGATAATGGCTGAATATTTTCATTTTTGGACCTGTGCTTTTATAAGGGGGATTTATATGCCGGAAGAAATGAAAATGTCTGTATCAGGAGCAGTGAAGAATAAAAAGGGCGAGAAGGTCGTCTATGTGACCTTTGAGGATAAAGGGAGAAGCGCTGAGGGAGTACTTCCTGAAGGCAAGATCGTAAAGAGTTCAGGTTTTTCCCAGAAAGAAATTAAAGCATTGGAATTTTATATGACGTCGCAGAAAGATACCATCATTCAGATGGCAAAAACTGTGGACCCAATGAAAGCTTTTTTATCAAAGTAATATCTAAAGCAACATCCAATAAAAATTTTAAAAGGGGGTACTTATGGCAAAGAACAATATGTTGGCAATGGTACTTGCTGGAGGAAGAGGAAGCCGTCTTAAAGATCTTACCAACAAAGTTGCAAAACCGGCTGTGGCTTTTGGAGGAAAATATAAGATCATTGATTTTCCACTTAGTAACTGCGCAAATAGTGGCATAGATATTGTTGGAGTTCTGACACAGTATGAATCAATTCTTCTTAACAGTTACGCTGGCGCAGGAAGAATCTGGGGACTGGACAGCAAAGACAGCGGTGTGTTTATCCTGCCGCCTCGTGAGAAAGCAGACAGTGGCCTCAATGTCTACAGAGGTACAGCTGATGCCATATCTCAGAATATCGATTTCATAGATTCTTATGAGCCTGAATATCTTCTTATTCTTTCAGGTGATCACATCTATAAGATGAATTATGACAAGATGCTCGATGATCATATCGCTAACAAGGCTGATGCTACGATCGCAGTTATCGAGGTTCCTAAGAAGGAAGCCAGCAGATTCGGTATCATGAATACTGCTAATGATGGCCGTATCATTGAGTTTGAGGAAAAGCCTGCTCATCCAAAGAGCAATCTTGCTTCCATGGGTATTTATATTTTCTCCTGGAAACAGCTTCGCAAAATGCTTGTAGCTGATATGAACAGCAAGACCTCCAACCATGATTTTGGTAAAGATATCATCCCTACAATGCTTAATGATGGTAAAGCTTTGTATGCTTATAAGTTTAAGGGCTACTGGAAGGATGTTGGAACAATTGATTCTCTGTGGGAAGCTAACATGGATCTTCTTGAAGAGGGAAGTGAGCTTAATCTTGGAGATAATTCATGGAAGATATATACAGAGGATGCAACTGAGCTTCCTCAGTTTATAGGCGAGGACGCTGAAGTTAAGTGCGCTTACATCACTCAGGGTGTTCAGGTTCATGGTAAGGTTGAGCATTCAGTTCTTTTTACAAGCAGTATTGTAGGTGCCGGCGCCAAGGTTAAGGATAGTGTCCTTATGACAGGCGCAGTTGTAGGAGAGGGTGCTAAGGTTACGAGAGCACTGGTTGCAGACGGCGTTAAGATAGGTGATGGCGCAGTTGTTGGTAGTGCTAAGAGTGATAACATCTTGCTTGTTGCTCACGATATCGAGGAAGGAGGAAAATATTATGGCTAATGCAATCGGAATAATCGCTCCTGCCGGACATTATATGAGAGTAGAAGGTCTTCAGGATTTCAGACCTATAAGTGCATTCTCTTTTCTTGGAAGATATCGTATCGTAGACTTCCCTGTATCTAACCTTTCGAACAGCGATATTGAGCGTGTTCAGCTTTATGTTAACAACGAAAATCCAAGATCACTTGCAGAGCATGTTGGTAATGGCCGAATCTATAATATCAACTCAAAAAGAGGTCTTCTTCAGCTGATGTTCAGCCATGAAAGCACTTTGAGCGATATTTATAATACTGATGTTAAGGCGTATTTTGATAATCTTCCTTCATTTGAAAGATGTCATGAGAAATACGTTATCATTACTCCCGGCTATATGGTATTTAAGCAGGACTACGATAAGCTTTTAAATGAGCATATAAGCTCTGGGGCTGACATAACTCTTCTGTATCACAAGGTTAATAATGCAGATACATCTTATCGTAACTGCTATACACTTGAGCTTAACAGGCAGAAGGGCTTTAAGTCCATGAGGATCAATACAGGTACTATTGCTGATCGTAATATTTTCATGGATACCTATGTTATGCACAAGGATCTGTTTATTGAGCTTATCAAGAAGGCAAGAAAGCTTTCTGCTATATCAAGACTTACCAATGTGATCCATGCAGAGGCTGAAAACCTTGATATCAGAGGCATTCAGCACAAGGGCTACTTTGCAGCGATAACTGATTTCAGAGCATTCTATGAAGCTAACATGGAGCTTTTGAATCTGGATAAGGCTGAGAGTCTTTTCTCAAATGACTGGCCTATCTACACTCACACCACAGACTCCTGCCCAGTTCAGTACACTGCATCAGCTTCTGTGAAAAAGACTATGGTAGCTAATGGATGCGTTATCGAAGGAAACGTTGAAAATTCCGTTATCGGACGTGGTGTTGAGATCAAGAAGGGCGCGATCGTCCGCAATTGTATCATCATGGGCCACTCTACTATAGAAGAAGGGGTTCGCATTGAGAACATGGTAGTAGATAAGTGGGCTAAGATCACTGAGAAGCAAAATCTTATCTGTCCTGAGAATCAGCCTGGATACATAAGACGTATGGATATAATTTAAGAAACTGTTCATCCCGCTTTGCATCATTATTTCAAACAAAAATGGTGTAAGGCGGGATTTTTTTGCCCGGGAGGAATTAAGGTGCTATGCAAAGATGCCGATATAAAGACTGAAATAGATAGGTGCATTCAAGGATGACCGCACTGATATCCAAATGGCTATTCGCAGTATATTCAGGGAAGAATTGGACGCCTATGGCGGCCAGTGTGATACCAGGAAAAGAGGTTTTATGCTAAGGTCTTTATACTCGGCGGTCTCCGGACTTAACATCAATCAGACATCGATGGATGTAATTGGTAATAACATCGCCAATGTTAATACCAATGGCTACAAATCAATGGCAACTAACTTTTCTGATATTCTGTATCAGAATAAATCCAATGCTTCGGGTCCTTCGGAAACCCGAGGTTCTCTTAACCCTATTCAGGTAGGTCTTGGCGGCAGAGTTGCAGCTATTGATACCAACATTACAAAACAGGGATCAGCTCTTACTACGGATGCTCCCTTTAATATGATGATCACAGGAGATGCCTTCTTTATCGTAACTGATGGCACAAATCAGTACTATACAAGAGATGGTGACTTCTTTGTTGACGGCGAGATCAATGAGATCGGTAATCCTGAGGATGATGAAGGCTATCTTGTAACTTCTTCCCTTGGATATTATGTTCTTGGCTGGGAATCAGCAGATGGTGCTACCGTTAACACGGACGGCCCTATTGGAAAGATCATGCTCATGGGTCCTGATATAGAGGATTCTCCGGGTGAACCAACAACTAATATAAGAGTTACCGGTAACATTGATAAGATGGATAAATCTATCTATACCAAAGAAGGCCACGGCGTTTCTGCAGCAGCACTTGTTCCGGGAGAAGAGGGATATGAGACCTATAACCTTAACTTCTCTATTACTGATGCAGGAGATGATGACGATACAACTTATCTGATGACACTTACGGGAGTTACTGATTCACAGGGTAAGAAGGTTGATTTTGATGAGCAGGAGATCGAACTTACATATAGTCCTGCTGATGGTAAGCTGACAAGCGCTGAGACTGCTAATATCAATGTAGCGGGTGTCGGGATCACTCTTGATCTTGGACTTACTACTAACTACAATACAGGCGGCGTTACAACCTTAAGGACTGCAAGAGGTGATGCAGAGGGTAATGGTCAGGGACAGGAAGATGGTAAGATGACAGGTATCTCTGTTCAGAAAGATGGCAGTATATATGCCAAGTATTCTAATGGTGATACAAGACTCCTTGCCCAGATGGCTACAGCAACATTCATGAATGCAACCGGTCTTGTTAATGAAGGTGATAATCTGTATTCAGCTTCTAAGGCATCAGGAGATCCTGATATAGCTCCTGTTGATGAAAATAACGGTACTATTTCAACCGGAGTACTTGAAGCAAGTAACGTAGACCTGTCTGATGAGTTCACAAGAATGATCACAGCTCAGCGTGCATTCCAGGCTAACAGCCGCATTATCACAACATCAGATTCTATGCTTCAGGAGCTTAAAAACTTGAAGAGATAAAAACTTGAAGAGATAAAAACTTATTAAAACATAATATATCTATATAAAAGAGCTGGACTGATCATCCGGCTCTTTTTATATAGGTGCTTATTAGGGCACTAAATTTATCATTAATGTAAAACTTTATTGCAGTAGTGTTCTAAACTGATTATAATGGTTAATAATGTTTTAAACACAGAAGGAGAATCTTTTAGGCATGGCACTTTCAAAGAAGAGAATTGTAGTTAAGGTTGGTACATCCACTATTACCAATGAAAACGGAGACATTAATATAAGGCAGCTCGATCATTTGTGCAGAGCCCTTTCAGCAGTTGAGAACATGGGATATGATCTTGTCCTTGTAAGTTCGGGAGCTATCGCTGTTGGCGCCGGCAAGATGAGACTTGCACAAAAGCCCAAGGACCTTGGACTTAAGCAGGCAGCAGCTGCAGTTGGCCAGCTTGAACTTATGCACCTTTATGACAAGCTTTTTGGTGAATATGGAAGACTTGTTGGTCAGATACTTCTTAGTAATGAAGATGTCCAAAATCCTGAAAGAAGAGAAAATCTTACTAATACACTTAATGCACTTTTAGAAAACCACATAATACCTATCATTAACGAGAATGACTCCATAAGCCATGCGGAGATCGAGTCTGACAAGAAGCTCTTTTCCGATAATGATATGTTATCAGCTGTTGTTGCTGTATTCTGTGAGGCAGCCAAGCTCATAATCCTGTCAGATATAGACGGACTCTATGATTCAAATCCTAAGACCAATCCTGATGCAAAGCTTATAAGCAGGGTTGAGAACATCGATGAAGAACTTCGCAACAGGGCAGGAGATTCCGGTTCCAACAGAGGTACAGGCGGAATGATAACCAAGATGGATGCCGCAGAGCTTGCAACAAGCAAAGGAATAGATGTTCTTATAATCAATGGTCAAAGGCCTGAACAGATATACGATATCCTTGATAAAAAGATAGTTGGAACTTTATTCGTTGGAAAGAAATAATTTGTATCTTTTGCTTTAGGATGAAATTATCAGAGACAGAAGAAATTAAGAAAGCCGGGTGGAGGAAACGATTCCTGCCATCCGGCTATTATTATTGCCTATATAATTAGAGTAAGACTACTTGATGGTTATGACATTTCAGAAATTACTGATTAGGAAGTTCTGTATACTTGTCGTAGATCTCTGCAAGATATGTCTTTACCATTTCGATATTAGCCATCTTACGAAGATTTTCATTGCCCATTCCAACTGCAATCTCGTCTGCAAGAAGGAGCATGTTGTAAATGCTGAGCTTGAAATCATTTCTTGACATTTTGTCGATCTCAAGGTGAATAAGTGGAGCACCGAGCTTCATTGTGATGTTGTCATCTGAGATGCCGGCTTCCATTACCATAGTTTCAGGATCGAAATTAACATAAAGAATGAGAGTCTCTTTCTCGTGCTTCTTTAATGTGATCGGTGTCTGATGGCTCTGTTCAAGCCACTCATAATAATCAGCAACATCGGGATTAAGAAGATACTCTGTAAGCTCTTCTCTGTGCTTCTCAACATACTGAAGATAGCTGCTGGCATTAGGACCTGTATAGTTAAAGTCTACCTTAAGACCGTTATCAGTCTGAAGGAGTCTGCATTTCTCAGCTACATCTTTGATCTTGAATGAAGAAGTATCGTTACCTACTTGTTTGAAGGACCCTGAGTCCACTACCTGTTTAAATTCCATTAGTATTACTCCTGCTTTCTATATGCTTAAACCAATAATAGCGTGTCAAATACGACACCGCATAAAGTATAGCATAAACCATTCTAAAATGGTATACTTTATGAGAAACAAAACCAGACTGCATTCTTGTTTGGTTTATCCCAATAAATTTTTATCAGGGGTCGGGGAAAATATGTCAGGTACAAATTCCAATGCGAGAAAGACTAGATCTTCAGACGGTAGCAAGGCGCAAAGGACTTCATCAAGAAGCAAGTCTTCAGGTAATAGAAGCGCAAATACCGGCAAAAGGTCTGTTTCAAAAAAGGTTTCCAGAGATAATTATATAGATACCAGGATGTACGAGGATCAGGATGATCTTGGATATGCTTTAAAAAGTGAGATAACTGCAATTGTCCTTATAGCGGTGGCAATTGCTCTTTTCCTGTGCAATTTCGGAGTTCTGGGAGCTTTTGGAGCCTTACTTAGCAAGGTGATGTTCGGTCTGTTCGGATTCCTTGCTTATGTAATGCCGCTTATAGTAGGCGGAATGGTAGTATTCTATATATCCAATCATGGCAGTATTCCTGCTGTTCGTAAGATAATTGCATGCATAGGTATTACCATAATACTTGGTATTGTTTTTGAGATAACTGTTGGCCGCGTATATATGGAAGCTTTCAGTATCTCAGATATTTATGAAAAAGCGTCTACAGCGCGTAATGGCGGAGGTGTCATCTTTGGCTCCATCGCCTATCTTCTGATGAAGACATTTTCTCTTATCGGCACTGTTTTGATATTGATAGTCGCAGCTGCCATCTGTCTTGTCGTTCTTACAGAGAAATCTCTTATTCGCGGTGTCAAAAGAGGTACACATATGCTCAAGGAGAAAGCTGCAGAGGATGCAGCTCTTTATTCTGAGCAGGTAC
Coding sequences within it:
- a CDS encoding glucose-1-phosphate adenylyltransferase, with product MAKNNMLAMVLAGGRGSRLKDLTNKVAKPAVAFGGKYKIIDFPLSNCANSGIDIVGVLTQYESILLNSYAGAGRIWGLDSKDSGVFILPPREKADSGLNVYRGTADAISQNIDFIDSYEPEYLLILSGDHIYKMNYDKMLDDHIANKADATIAVIEVPKKEASRFGIMNTANDGRIIEFEEKPAHPKSNLASMGIYIFSWKQLRKMLVADMNSKTSNHDFGKDIIPTMLNDGKALYAYKFKGYWKDVGTIDSLWEANMDLLEEGSELNLGDNSWKIYTEDATELPQFIGEDAEVKCAYITQGVQVHGKVEHSVLFTSSIVGAGAKVKDSVLMTGAVVGEGAKVTRALVADGVKIGDGAVVGSAKSDNILLVAHDIEEGGKYYG
- the glgD gene encoding glucose-1-phosphate adenylyltransferase subunit GlgD, whose product is MANAIGIIAPAGHYMRVEGLQDFRPISAFSFLGRYRIVDFPVSNLSNSDIERVQLYVNNENPRSLAEHVGNGRIYNINSKRGLLQLMFSHESTLSDIYNTDVKAYFDNLPSFERCHEKYVIITPGYMVFKQDYDKLLNEHISSGADITLLYHKVNNADTSYRNCYTLELNRQKGFKSMRINTGTIADRNIFMDTYVMHKDLFIELIKKARKLSAISRLTNVIHAEAENLDIRGIQHKGYFAAITDFRAFYEANMELLNLDKAESLFSNDWPIYTHTTDSCPVQYTASASVKKTMVANGCVIEGNVENSVIGRGVEIKKGAIVRNCIIMGHSTIEEGVRIENMVVDKWAKITEKQNLICPENQPGYIRRMDII
- a CDS encoding MYG1 family protein, whose product is MDNNYIYEIKEALTHGGAFHSDDVFSTAFIQIINPEIKVKRVMQVPEGFDGLVYDIGLGRFDHHQKDRKVRPNGIPYAAFGLLFEEFGTLVMSEEDAAIFDETFIQPIDKSDNTGSFWMICDIISDFNPDWIEKQDRDEAFWRAVAVAKEILVNKFRQINANRKAYYLVKEEVDACNGPVLELSQSIPWEDAVKNTDILYVIYASERGGYNVQTVRVDGKEEEKKPFPEDWRGKPADYLQKVTGVDGIRFCHNSGFLCAVETLEDARKIAELAVKA
- a CDS encoding flagellar hook protein FlgE; translation: MAIRSIFREELDAYGGQCDTRKRGFMLRSLYSAVSGLNINQTSMDVIGNNIANVNTNGYKSMATNFSDILYQNKSNASGPSETRGSLNPIQVGLGGRVAAIDTNITKQGSALTTDAPFNMMITGDAFFIVTDGTNQYYTRDGDFFVDGEINEIGNPEDDEGYLVTSSLGYYVLGWESADGATVNTDGPIGKIMLMGPDIEDSPGEPTTNIRVTGNIDKMDKSIYTKEGHGVSAAALVPGEEGYETYNLNFSITDAGDDDDTTYLMTLTGVTDSQGKKVDFDEQEIELTYSPADGKLTSAETANINVAGVGITLDLGLTTNYNTGGVTTLRTARGDAEGNGQGQEDGKMTGISVQKDGSIYAKYSNGDTRLLAQMATATFMNATGLVNEGDNLYSASKASGDPDIAPVDENNGTISTGVLEASNVDLSDEFTRMITAQRAFQANSRIITTSDSMLQELKNLKR
- a CDS encoding energy-coupling factor transporter transmembrane protein EcfT, whose amino-acid sequence is MTNLFNYIDRPSKIHDLTGATKLVCLLLWSFAAMLTYDTRFLVFLTVFGIVLFKLGNIRIRDVSFITGFMLVFLIINTILLYLFSPHHGTEIYGTTTYLFGMSGHFGLTAEQIFYQFNYWIKFLSTIPIVLLFVCTTNPSEFAASLNRIGVSYSISYSVALALRYIPDIQRSYDEISKASQARGVEMSKKASLVKRLKAASAILIPLILTSVDRIEGITNAMELRGFGKNKKRTWYMAKKFKAADYISMAVCTGLLAISLILNVVNGGRFYNPFK
- the proB gene encoding glutamate 5-kinase, with translation MALSKKRIVVKVGTSTITNENGDINIRQLDHLCRALSAVENMGYDLVLVSSGAIAVGAGKMRLAQKPKDLGLKQAAAAVGQLELMHLYDKLFGEYGRLVGQILLSNEDVQNPERRENLTNTLNALLENHIIPIINENDSISHAEIESDKKLFSDNDMLSAVVAVFCEAAKLIILSDIDGLYDSNPKTNPDAKLISRVENIDEELRNRAGDSGSNRGTGGMITKMDAAELATSKGIDVLIINGQRPEQIYDILDKKIVGTLFVGKK